One segment of Panicum virgatum strain AP13 chromosome 1K, P.virgatum_v5, whole genome shotgun sequence DNA contains the following:
- the LOC120650996 gene encoding uncharacterized protein LOC120650996: MASAAKRLLYSEEELATATDAISCIPSGDTQTRSARGGEANREDGCYADELQVSSPVQNGRQGNAAGNIWSYSMLEESDRGSCLSRSQDLLDLNISITSLQDAEKETCGATHIDTKMNYGANGAIVRMEAALSCHDKCSSTKMRTRLGDGR, encoded by the exons ATGGCGAGTGCTGCGAAACGGTTGCTGTATAGCGAGGAGGAATTGGCAACTGCAACTGATGCAATCAGTTGCATTCCATCCGGTGATACTCAGACGAGATCAGCGCGAGGTGGGGAGGCGAATCGCGAAGACGGCTGCTACGCCGACGAACTTCAGGTTTCGTCCCCTGTTCAGAATGGAAG ACAAGGAAATGCTGCTGGCAATATATGGTCGTATTCAATGCTAGAAGAATCTGATAGGGGAAGTTGCCTGTCCAGGAGCCAAGATCTTTTAGACCTGAACATCTCGATTACCAG CCTCCAGGATGCAGAGAAAGAAACTTGTGGTGCAACACATATTGACACCAAGATGAATTATGGTGCTAACGGGGCAATTGTCAG AATGGAAGCTGCGCTAAGTTGCCATGATAAATGTTCTAGTACTAAAATGCGGACAAG GCTGGGAGATGGGCGTTGA